A segment of the Lolium perenne isolate Kyuss_39 chromosome 3, Kyuss_2.0, whole genome shotgun sequence genome:
ctattcttactcacttactagtggtggaacaacccaccttataaggtggtctaacttcctcccaacttttcatgtgggactaaactttccaCCTCttaccactccctagtgagctgccaccaacttgggctcaaactcacaaggctaccACTACGTggactttgagatttatagggaaaatcagaaatctagtatgggccactaagtatgggcccaatatttcaacatcaATTTGGGTCTTATCCTTTTGCGACCCTAAAATAAAATGGAATTGCTAGTTCTTGCTAGATAACTAGAATGAGAACGAAGCTCGTGCTCAGTAGGCTCCTGCTATGTTAGATTTGCATTGAATTGGTGTATTTTAGTTGCAAATTAGATTGCATGTTTTCAGTTGCAAGTGAGGTTATAACTACGAAAAATGCCTACAAACCGTTAGACTGCTTCCTGATCTATGATAATGGTGAGTTATAACATGGGTTGCAAATGAGATTCGATGATGTGATTGTACCGAGAATGAAGTTAGTTCTCAGTAGACTAAtcacacccaaaataaaataattaaACTACGATGAATTGTTCCTTGACATAATTACTATCCTACGTGCTatgttgtgatccaaattcatataagagGGAGGCTAAGTGTTTAGATGACGAagcgtgcccccccccccccttcgccCCGGCGGTACGGATCGTCTTCACtgcctatatatacctcttgtaAGGCGCCGACTAagatttatcagattataagataaatcCACCACGTTTGTAAACACTTTCCGATATAGTAAAGTTTTACCGGCTGGTGCCAATGGGTTTTCACCTCTGTGTTAAAGAGGTTTTTCACGTTAAAATCTTATGTCTTCGCTATGATTTTCTTTTCGTTCTACCTTATTACATTATGCTTATCTTTTCTTGGCTGAGACTTGAGACTTTGAGAGCTTCTCTCACTTTCTCCACCCCTTTCAAGTGTGACTAAATCGAACCGTTGATTTGTGATCAGAGCGCAGCGCACTCGCTCCGCACAAGCTTATCCTCCTGGGGGAGGTGGTCTTCTTCCGCATAGGATAGGCCAGAGCCCAAATCCGCACCCATGGCGCTCCTCCTATCCCCCACTGTCTCTTTCCTCGCCTCCTCATCTGCATCTCCTCCTCGTGCCCGAGCTCTCTCCACCGCCTCCGCCGCCAGCAATGTCGTCCCCTCCTCCGGTAAGCAGCCCTTGTGCCTCCTTTGCCTGGCACCGGCCCTTTCCATTGCCCCGTACATGCGTTGAAGGTTGACAACTTAGTCTAAGTACTTAACGGAGTTATCCCTCGCTTCAAATTCTGACGGAGAATTAGATGGGGAATTAGTTTGAGCGTGCGCAATTCGAGTCGCGATATTTCCGCCTCTCCACGATGGAATGATTCGTCGGGGAATTTCTTCAAGCACTCTGCCTGCAACGGTTCTTGGAAAATTTATGTTTGTTTTCCTCTGCTAGGCTACATATTACTTCAGTTAGGTGTTACGAACATCTTTAGGGCTACAAATATTTCTCCTTTCAAACATAGTGCTACTATCAATTGCCTTATGGGCGTAGGCTATAGGCAGCTGATGATATATCATTAAACACACTGCGGCAACCCCGCAGTTTTCGAGTTTTCACAGATGAGTAAGTGAATATACCGGCCATATCTTTATCCAGCAGTTCCATTTAATGGTATTATTAGTGAGCACACTAAGGTTATCCACGGTGCATTTCATTTTCTATGATGACCCATGCAACATACATGAGCACAGAATTTCAAAGTTTACAGCATGGTAAGAAGGGATCCTACTAAGTGCCGTTTGTCATCTCTATTCTTGTAGCCTTGAGACTGCAGTGCAAGAATACTGCCTCCTTCAGCCATGTATCTCCTTCCAAGAAGATGCTGGTAATTGTCCATGCCTCCGCGGATGCTGGTGCAGCTGATGCAGCAGAGCAaccggagaagccaaaaccaGCGGCTTCGATCGAGGAAATGCCACTCGAGTCCAAGCAGAAGATGATCCTGGAGCAGAGGGCACGGATGAAGGCGGCCAAGAAGCTGAGGCAGCGGCGCAGGCGGCTCGTCCAAAAGAGGCGGCTGAGGAAGAAGGGCAGCTGGCCACCGtccaagatgaagaagctcaagaaCATCTGAACAACCCATCATGTTGGACAGTCAGCGCTACCGTTCTTCTGTAAACCTGTGTGTTTCGTTCCTCCAATGCTCTTTTTGCGTAACTGATGCATTGGTGTTTGTTTCGTCTGTACAATTTTGTTGTTCTGAGACACACTATTGGTATAATGCAATTAAAATTTTATGATAATGATTTTTTCTTACTTGTATACAGCTGCAGATTGATGTAGTTGTACCTGTGGTTAGTTGATGTCGTACAACTGCCCGTCTGAAGCAAGTTTGGGCGTGTCTTTTTCATCTGTTattttgtaacctgttttcatttcAGACATCAATAGCATGTTATAGTGGAACGCCTACATGTATACACCGACTGCCCTTCAATATGCAGTGTGGCTTTTGAATTCGAAGAAACATAGTTCTATgttgttttcaaaaaaaaaaaaacacgccGGTTttcattgtgatccaaattcatatactaaagggaggctaacttctgacgagcggagcgaggcccgtcgctggtaggcttgggccgaagcgtagcggAGTCCGAATCTCTGCTTGCTTGCTCAGTTGCTTATGATGCCCAGTATGTGAATACTGCAACCAGTCTACACGTTCAAGGAAGGAACATCGATAACGTATGCCCCCTCAAACTCTTCAGTCTCTTCCCAGTTCTCTGAACTACAATACCCTCAAGTTTTTAATCTGTCTATGTAGAATCCTCACATTCTTGATCACTAGATCACTCGGATTATTGGTTTCCACTGAATAactgaagaagaggaacacaataCTTGATTCTCAGTCTGGTTGGTGTCACTCAGTAGGAAGGCCTGAAAGAAGATGGCAGGCAGGCTGAACACCAAGAATTGGATGCTGCATTGTCATGGATTAGCCGGTGGAAGCAAAAGTCAGGATGCTGTGAAGCCAAAATGCTTTTGCTCATGTGCTGGCCCTTGACACACCTCCCTGCTACTTTCTACTTTACTCCCCACCAGTTGATCAACAGCGGTAATGATTTCCTGATTCCGATCCCGTCTTGGATCTCCAGCCAGATAGAAAATGAAACAATCtcatcatcacatcatcaagGATGATCGACCCACCACAAGTATGAGGGCGACACGCAGGAGGGCCGGATGGTCACGCTGGCCGAGTCTTCTCCGCCGCTACCACGTCCGGGTGTCGCAGCGGTGGAGGAGCAGCGGACTCCGAGGACCGAGCCGTCTATGGCGGTTAGGTCTTCCGAGCCAGCGGCTCCGCCGGCTTCCTCGCCTACGCCGGTCAAGGCGGGGGTGATACAGGGGGCTACTTCACCCACTACCCCTGTATCGTCGGCTTCTTCTTCACCAGCTGGTTCTCCGCCGCGCTCGCCCACTTCTTCGCCGGCCTCCTTGCAGCAGCCTTCACCCACGGTTCCTCCTCCGGTCGTTCAGCCGACAGTGAGGAGGAGTGGGAGGTTTGCTCTTTCGGAGGATGGGGCAGGGGCGACGGATGAGGACGTCATGCAGCGAGCCATGCGACACAAGGCGGAGATGAACCTTGACACGGCAGGTATTAAACAACCGTCTAagtcttttgtttctttttcagATACTCGTATTTCTTCTAATTTGAGTAGCCTAGGGGTTTCCTTGGGTAGTCGGTCTGACGAGATTTCTGTTTCGGCTAATGTGTTGAGACAAACGgagcttgaccgtttaacggttCCCCGAATGTCTCCACtgggccttgatacgtctccgacgtatcgataatttcttatgttccatgccacattattgatgttatctacatgttttatgcacactttatgtcatattcgtgcattttctggaactaacctattaacaagatgccgaagtgccgcttgtcaagttttctgctgtttttggtttcagaaatcctagtaaggaaatattctcggaattggacgaaatcaacgcccaggggcctgtttttccacgaagcttccagaagtccgaagacgaaacgaagaggggccacggggtggccaaaccctagggcggcgcggccccacccctggccgcgccggcctatggtctgggcccctcgcgccgcctcttgacctacccttccgcctacttaaagcctccgtgacgaaacccctcaccgagagccacgatacggaaaaccttccggagacgccgccaacgccgatcccatctcgggggatccaggagatcgcctccggcaccctgccggagaggggaatcatctcccggaggactctacgccgccatggtcgcctccggtgtgatgtgtgagtagtctacccctggactatgggtccatagcagtagctagatggttgtcttctccccattgtgctatcattgtcggatcttgtgagctgcctaacatgatcaagatcatctatctgtaattctatatgttgcgtttgttgggatccgatgaatagagaatacttgttatgttgattatcaaagctatgtctatgtgttgtttatgatcttgcatgctctccgttattagtagatgctctggccaagttgatgctagtaactccaagagggagtatttatgctcgatagtgggttcatgtctccgtgaatctggaggggtgacaagaacctctaaggttatggatgtgctgttgccactagggataaaacattggtgctatgttcaaggatgtagtcactagttacattacgcgcaatacttaatgcaattgtctgttgttagcaacttaatactggagggggttcggatgataacctgaaggtggactttttaggcatagatgcatgctggatggcggtctatgtactttgtcgtaatgcccaattaaatctcactatactcatcataatatgtatgtgcatggtcatgctctctttatttgtcaattgcccaactgtaatttgttcacccaacatgctgtttatcttatgggagagacacctctagtgaactgtggaccccggtccaattctctttactgaaatacaatctaatgcaatacttgttctactgttttctgcaaacaatcatcttccacacaatacggttaatcctttgttacagcaagccggtgagattgacaacctcactgtttcgttgggacaaagtactttggttgtgttgtgcaggttccacgttggcgccggaatccctggtgttgcgccgcactacatcccgccgccatcaaccttcgacgtgcttcttgactcctactggttcgataaaccttggtttcatcgagggaaacttgctgctgtacgcatcacaccttccacttggggttcccaacgagcgtgtgctttacgcgtcatcaagctaaatttctggcgccgttgccggggagatcaagacacgctgcaaggggagtctccacttctcaatctctttactttgtttttgtcttgcttagttttatttactactttgtttgctgcactaaatcaaaatacaaaaaaaaattagttgctagttttactttatttgctatcttgtttgctatatcaaaaacacaaaaaaattagttacttgttttactttacttaatatcatgcatgtttttatttcactagtttggtataatggacaagaatgagcttctatttctatttcctgatttaaaatatggattgtttgatgcgaaaattaaaaaacctatggaatcttatttgcatgctagtagtaatattagtatgaacgctttgaacaccattgttgataataatatagaaagttctaagcttggagaagctggttttcatgatctttttattcccccaagcattgaggagaaaatttactttgatgatactttgcctcctatttatgataatgatattggacttttagtaccacctgttatggaggataaatttgattatgattacaatatgcctcctatatttgatgatgagaaaaataatgatagctactttgttgaatttgctcccactacaactaataaaattgattatgcttatgtggagagtaatgatacttttatgcatgtgaataagaatgctttatgtgatacttatattgttgagtttgttcatgatgcctctgaaaattattatgagagaggaaaatatggttgtagaaattttcatgttactaaaatgcctctctatgtgctgaaatttttgaagctacacttgttttatcttcctgatcttgtcgttttgctcttcatgaacttgtttatttacaagattcctatgcataggaagcatgttagacttaaatgtgttttgaatttgcctctggatgttctctttcgcttcaactactatttcttatgagtgcatcattaaaactgcttagcccatcttaaatggctataaagaaagaacttcttgggagataacccatgtgttattttacctacagtactttgtttttattttgtgtcttggaatttgtttactactgtagcaacctctccttatcttagttttgtgttttgttgtgccaagtaaagccgttgatagaaaagtaagtactagatttggattactgcgcagttctagatttctttgctgtcacgaatctgggtccacctccctgtaggtagctcataaaattaagccaatttacgtgcatgatcgtcagatatgtactcaactttcattcaatttgagcattttcatttgagcaagtctggtaccattttaaaattcgtcaatacgaactgttctgttttgacagattctgccttttatttcgcattgcctcttttgctatgttggatgaatttctttgatccactaatgtccagtagcattatgcaatgtccagaagtgttaagaatgattgtgtcacctctgaatatgttaatttttattatgcactaaccctctaatgagttgtttcgagtttggtgtggaggaagttttcaaggatcaagagaggagtatgatgcaacatgatcaaggagagtgaaagctctaagcttggggatgccccggtggttcacccctgcatatattaagaagactcaagcgtctaagcttggggatgcccaaggcatccccttcttcatcgacaacattatcaggttcctcccctgaaactatatttttattccatcacatcttatgtgctttttcttggagcgtcggtttgtttttgtttttattttgtttgaataaaatggatcctagcattcactttatgggagagagacacgctccgctgtagcatatggacaagtatgtccttggtttctactcatagtattcatggcgaagtttctccttcgttaaattgttatatggttggaattggaaaatgatacatgtagtaattgctattaatgtcttgggtaatgtgatacttggcaattgttgtgctcatgattaagctcttgcatcatatgctttgcacccattaatgaagaaatacatagagcatgctaaaatttggtttgcatatttggtttctctaaggtctagataatttctagtattgagtttgaacaacaaggaagacggtgtagagtcttataatgttttcaatatgtcttttatgtgagttttgctgcaccggttcatccttgtgtttgtttcaaataagccttgctagcctaaaccttgtatcgagagggaatacttctcatgcatccaaaatacttgagccaaccactatgccatttgtgtccaccatacctacctactacatggtattttccgccattccaaagtaaattgcttgagtgctacctttaaaattccatcattcacctttgcaatatatagctcatgggacaaatagcttaaaaactattgtggtattgaatatgtaattatgcactttatctcttattaagttgcttgttgtgcgataaccatgtttactgggtacgccatcaactattcgttgttgaatttcatgtgagttgctatgcatgttcgtcttgtctgaagtaagagcgatctaccaccctatggttaagcatgcatattgttagagaagaacattgggccgctaactaaagccatgattcatggtggaagtttcagttttggacatatatcctcaaatctcaaatgagaaaattattaattgttgttacatgcttatgcataaaagaggagtccattatctgttgtctatgttgtcccggtatggatgtctaagttgaagaataatcaatagcgagaaatccaatgcgagctttctccttagacctttgtacaggcggcatagaggtacccctttgtgacacttggttaaaacatgtgcattgtgatgatccggtagtccaagctaattaggacaaggtgcgggcactattagtacactatgcatgaggcttgcaacttataagatataatttacatgatgcatatgctttattactaccgttgacaaaattgtttcatgttttcaaaatcaaagctctagcacaaatatagcaatcgatgcttttcctctatggaggacaattcttttactttcaatgttgagtcagttcacctatttctctccacctcaaaaagcaaacacttgtgtgaactgtgcattgattcctacatacttgcttattgcacttattatattactctatgttgacaatatccatgagatatacatgttacaagttgaaagcaaccgctgaaacttaatcttcttttgtgttgcttcaatgcctttactttgaattattgctttatgagttaactcttatgcaagacttattgatgcttgtcttgaagtgctattcatgaaaagtctttgctttatgattcacttgtttactcatgtcatatacattgttttgatcgctgcattcactacatatgctttacaaatagtatgatcaagattatgatggcatgtcactccagaaattatctgtgttatcgttttacttgctcgggacgagcagaactaagcttggggatgctgatacgtctccgacgtatcgataatttcttatgttccatgccacattattgatgttatctacatgttttatgcacactttatgtcatattcgtgcattttccggaactaacctattaacaagatgccgaagtgccgattctgtttttcttgctgtttttggtttcagaaatcctagtaaggaaatattctcggaattggacgaaatcaacgcccaggggcctatttttccacgaagcttccgtaagtccgaagacgaaacgaagaggggccacggggtggccaaaccccagggcggcgcggccccacccccggccgcgccggcctatggtccgggcccctcgcgccgcctcttgacctacccttccgcctacttaaagcctccgtgacgaaacccccaagaccgagagccacgatacggaaaaccttccgtagacgccgccaacgccgatcccatctcggggatccagagatcgcctccggcaccctgccggagaggggaatcatctcccggaggactctacgccgccatggtcgcctccggtgtgatgtgtgagtagtctacccctggactatgggtccatagcagtagctagatggttgtcttctccccattgtgctatcattgtcggatcttgtgagctgcctaacatgatcaagatcatctatctcgtaattctatatgttgcgtttgttgggatccgatgaatagagaatacttgttatgttgattatcaaagctatgtctatgtgttgtttatgatcttgcatgctctccgttattagtagatgctctggccaagttgatgctagtaactccaagagggagtatttatgctcgatagtgggttcatgtctccgtgaatctggaggggtgacaagaacctctaaggttatggatgtgctgttgccactagggataaaacattggtgctatgttcaaggatgtagtcactagttacattacgcgcaatacttaatgcaattgtctgttgttagcaacttaatactggagggggttcggatgataacctgaaggtggactttttaggcatagatgcatgctggatggcggtctatgtactttgtcgtaatgcccaattaaatctcactatactcatcataatatgtatgtgcatggtcatgctctctttatttgtcaattgcccaactgtaatttgttcacccaacatgctgtttatcttatgggagagacacctctagtgaactgtggaccccggtccaattctctttactgaaatacaatctactgcaatacttgttctactgttttctgcaaacaatcatcttccacacaatacggttaatcctttgttacagcaagccggtgagattgacaacctcactgtttcattgggacaaagtactttggttgtgttgtgcaggttccacgttggcgccggaatccctggtgttgcgccgcactacatcccgccgccatcaaccttcgacgtgcttcttgactcctactggttcgataaaccttggtttcttactgagggaaacttgctgctgtacgcatcacaccttccacttggggttcccaacgagcgtgtgctttacgcgtcatcaggccTGAAACGGCAATtttagacgatgatgaagatgatgacatcctagatggtcaaATTCTCTCGGCTATAATTGGCAACATTTCAGAAGTTGATTTAGAAcacgcggagcttagttctgattTACAAGCGTCCGAACGTGGTTCTCGATCATcggctggaaagaaatctcgtAGGTATGGCAAGAACTataaatctaaaatagtttctcgatgaatggcatgttccagaatagcagaggtcttcgcgacttggctaagcattcccacattgctgatggttgtagagattatgatttagattttcttgctatatcggagacgggtaggcgaaatttctctcaaagttttctcgaccgtttgt
Coding sequences within it:
- the LOC127342540 gene encoding large ribosomal subunit protein cL37, which encodes MALLLSPTVSFLASSSASPPRARALSTASAASNVVPSSALRLQCKNTASFSHVSPSKKMLVIVHASADAGAADAAEQPEKPKPAASIEEMPLESKQKMILEQRARMKAAKKLRQRRRRLVQKRRLRKKGSWPPSKMKKLKNI